The Fimbriimonas ginsengisoli Gsoil 348 genome window below encodes:
- a CDS encoding 6-phosphofructokinase yields the protein MKKVGILTSGGDCAGLNAVIAAIVRAGYPLGYEFIGFERGWEGLLSPPCYRELKLQDIRGISHLGGTILKTTNKGRFGAKDVDGVKRIPMEVLEDAKRNADALGLSGLIVIGGDGSLSGALQLCELGLPIVGVPKTIDNDLSGTDRTFGFSTAVQVVVDSLDRIHSTATSHDRVMFVETMGRHAGWIALRAGVAGGAHAILLPEFPFMVEDLVDFLRLRRKHTGSTVVMVAEGAKLHDNYVGRANLSGEVHLGGVTTQLMDEIEALSPGEFEMRVTVLGHIQRGGTPNAPDRTLAKAYGVHAIHAFDKGHYGHMVRYNCGQMDIVPISEACGSMKIVTTDALDYQTAIELGVFIHRPTTVVVADED from the coding sequence ATGAAGAAAGTTGGAATATTGACCAGCGGGGGCGACTGCGCGGGTCTTAACGCCGTCATCGCCGCCATCGTCCGAGCGGGCTACCCGCTGGGATACGAGTTCATCGGATTCGAGCGCGGTTGGGAAGGGCTTCTCAGCCCACCTTGCTACCGGGAGTTGAAGCTGCAGGATATCCGCGGCATCAGCCACCTCGGCGGAACGATTCTGAAGACGACGAACAAGGGCCGGTTCGGCGCGAAAGACGTCGACGGCGTGAAGCGGATTCCGATGGAAGTCTTGGAAGACGCCAAACGAAACGCCGATGCCCTCGGGCTTTCCGGCCTGATCGTGATCGGCGGGGACGGGTCCTTGAGCGGGGCGCTTCAACTGTGTGAGTTAGGGCTTCCAATCGTGGGAGTTCCGAAGACGATCGACAACGATCTTTCGGGCACCGACCGCACTTTCGGTTTTTCGACCGCCGTGCAGGTGGTCGTCGATTCGCTCGACCGAATCCACTCCACCGCAACGAGCCACGACCGCGTGATGTTCGTGGAGACGATGGGACGCCATGCAGGCTGGATCGCCCTCCGGGCGGGAGTTGCGGGCGGGGCGCATGCGATTCTTTTGCCGGAGTTCCCGTTCATGGTCGAGGACCTCGTCGACTTCCTGCGGCTGCGCCGGAAGCACACCGGCTCTACCGTCGTGATGGTCGCCGAAGGGGCGAAGCTGCACGACAACTACGTAGGCAGGGCAAACCTATCGGGCGAGGTCCACTTGGGCGGAGTGACCACTCAGTTGATGGACGAAATCGAAGCGCTTTCCCCCGGCGAATTCGAGATGCGGGTGACCGTGCTCGGCCACATTCAGCGTGGTGGTACCCCGAATGCACCGGACCGGACTCTGGCAAAAGCGTACGGCGTCCACGCGATTCACGCCTTCGACAAGGGGCATTACGGGCACATGGTCCGCTACAACTGCGGCCAGATGGACATCGTCCCGATCTCCGAGGCATGCGGAAGCATGAAGATTGTCACCACCGACGCGCTCGACTATCAAACCGCCATCGAGCTCGGCGTCTTCATCCACCGCCCCACCACCGTCGTCGTCGCCGACGAGGATTGA